From Carassius auratus strain Wakin chromosome 22, ASM336829v1, whole genome shotgun sequence, a single genomic window includes:
- the LOC113039468 gene encoding CCR4-NOT transcription complex subunit 9, which translates to MLATGTTVTTAGLTQVDREKIYQWINELSSPETRENALLELSKKRESVSDLAPMLWHSCGTIAALLQEIVNIYPSINPPTLTAHQSNRVCNALALLQCVASHVETRSAFLAAHIPLFLYPFLHTVSKTRPFEYLRLTSLGVIGALVKTDEQEVINFLLTTEIIPLCLRIMESGSELSKTVATFILQKILLDDTGLAYICQTYERFSHVAMILGKMVLQLSKEPSARLLKHVVRCYLRLSDNSRAREALRQCLPDQLKDTTFAQVLKDDSTTKRWLAQLVKNLQEGQVTDPRGIPLPPQ; encoded by the exons ATGTTGGCTACAGGAACG ACAGTAACCACGGCTGGTCTGACACAGGTGGACCGTGAGAAGATCTATCAGTGGATCAACGAGCTCTCCAGCCCCGAGACGCGGGAGAACGCCCTGCTGGAGCTCAGCAAGAAGAGGGAGTCTGTGAGCGACCTGGCCCCGATGCTCTGGCACTCCTGCGGGACTATAGCAGCTCTCCTGCAG gagATTGTGAACATCTACCCATCGATAAACCCCCCTACACTGACAGCACATCAGTCTAATCGAGTGTGTAACGCTTTAGCACTGCTGCAGTGTGTGGCCTCCCACGTAGAGACACG CTCTGCTTTCCTGGCAGCTCACATCCCTCTGTTTCTGTATCCCTTCCTGCACACGGTCAGTAAAACGCGACCCTTCGAATACCTGCGGCTCACAAGTCTGGGTGTCATCG GTGCACTAGTGAAAACAGATGAGCAAGAGGTGATCAACTTCCTGTTGACCACAGAAATCATTCCTCTCTGTCTGCGCATCATGGAGTCCGGCAGCGAGCTCTCCAAAACG GTGGCCACATTTATACTGCAGAAGATCCTCCTGGATGACACGGGGCTTGCCTATATCTGCCAGACCTACGAACGCTTTTCACATGTTGCCATGATACTG GGGAAGATGGTTCTTCAGTTGTCAAAGGAGCCCTCGGCTCGCCTGCTGAAGCATGTCGTGCGCTGTTATTTACGGCTTTCTGACAACTCCAG GGCGAGAGAAGCTCTGCGTCAGTGCTTGCCCGACCAGCTGAAGGACACCACGTTTGCTCAAGTGCTAAAGGACGACTCCACCACCAAACGCTGGCTCGCTCAGCTCGTCAAAAACCTACAGGAAGGGCAGGTCACGGACCCCCGGGGCATCCCCTTACCTCCTCAGTAA